CTCAGTGGCTAGACAATGAATCCATCTGAGGATTAGTAGGGACAAAGAGTGATGTTCAAGggccaacccccacccccaatccagAAAGGGGCCCATGGAGCTTGAGGGAAGCAGCTCAGTTCCCTCTGATGGAAAAAACTAGTCATCTTGAGCTTTGACACAGGAGGTTGGTCACCCTCTTGTACCCCTACCCTCCCATAGCTTCAAGGGATGCGTGCCATAGAGAGAGAACAGGATGCCCTGTGGCAGGGGCTGGAGCTATTGGAAAAGAGCCAGGCCTGGTACAAAGGGAGTCTAAAGGAGGCTCAGAGGTGGCAGCTGCATCTGGGAAACCTTGGTGAGGTATGAGGGATGAAAGGGGAAAGACAGGAAATAGATGGAAGACACCTCTGGAAGATCCCTGGAAAGGAAGAAGTTAATGGTGATATCTGAATGGGATTGGATTATACCATTGTACACAGCAGGGAAGTGAGGGTGGGTAAGATTGGTCAATTAGATGGGGGATGGGTAAAGTATTAGGCTGTTCCATTGGTGTGTGGGGGAGATTGGGATATTCCATTGTCATAGGGGAGCATAGTGGGTTCCCTGGGGGGTGATAAATTGAGATACCTAAAAAGAGATTAGGGAGTGAGGGAAAGGGAGTGCTGGGTTTCCATAGGGTTGGAGGTCATGGAATGGTAAAAGAAATATGAGGATGAATTGAATGGAGtgtatagaaataaaataatgaaattcagaaAGCAGGGGAGAGGGCTGTGGGATTGGTCAAGAGTTTTTCTTTGTggctggggtggagggagggtgaGACAATGGATCGGAATATTTTACCCTGAagagattggggtggggggaggtgccatccttctccctctcctttctttctagaATTTCCATTCAGAGCCCAGGGCCCCCCTCCTGGCCCAGATCCAGAAAATGAACAACTGCCTGAAGAGTCTGATTCAAGGGAAGGTAAATTAGGTTTTTCTGCTAGTGGGGAGATTGGCTGGGGGCAGTGGAAACTGATTTTCCCCAGTTTTATCTACTTCTGAAAGTGTCTTATCCTCCCCACTACCCCCTCACCCCAGCCCAGTTTGACCCAGGCCAAGATGGGCTGGAACAAAATGCTGATTGAACAGAACTTGTGGCTGCTGCTGAGAGAATGGACAAGTAGAAAGGAGCAGAATCTCTCCTCagtgagagggagaggggagagaatgctGGATACACATGATCcgcccccctctccccccccaaaaaaacccatcAAAACAAAAACACTCAATTCTCAACGTTCTTCTCTCTTCCAGAACCTGCAAGGGCAGCAAGAGTACAAGCAGGTGGCCCAGCCTGAGGGGGAAGAAGCCACTCCACTGGGCCAGATGAAAAGGCCGAGGGGCCCCACCCTAGTCTAAGGCCCTCTTCCACCCCCACTTTGGTGGATAAAGAGGAGATTGCTAGAAATCTGCTACTTCCCCTGTCCCCATTCTTGtccaaggtgaaatgactttggGTGGTAAATATACGGATATTCCTACTTGTCAGGCCTCCcatgggagagaaaaataaagtttcttCTTAAATCCTCTCAGGTCCTTTATCTCCTGATCTTCCCAGTACACTCTGTCCTCCCATCTCATATCCCCAAAGAAAGCAACAGCATTTATTgagaatttatttaaataattaatatctttccctacaaaaataaaacagaaaccaATTCCCAGGCCTCAGATTTAAACTTCTATAACCAACAGTCCCTGgactagagagaagggaatggcggGGAGGGGCGTGCCGAAGTAACaaaactgaagtgattttctGTAAAAATAAGTCTTTGATTtgatttccccccaaaaaaggttgTAGGGCAAAGGGCAAAATAGTGCATTATGGGAAAAtatttctctcccttgacttccCCAACCCCAACTCTTTCACctgaaaggaaacaaaatgaatgcCATGACTTGAAGAAAAAAACCCAGTCTCTAGATTGGTACAGGAGAGGCAGGGTCTGGGCAGGGTCATAGAGCTTCCCTTTCCTACCCAGAATTATATTTGGAGATGTGGGCAGGAAGTCATCACCAGGCTACTATGCCAAGAACCAGTAGCAACCCCCTCATTGGCCCCCACCAAGGGCCAGCTCCCATGGTACCCCCTGCCCCACTCCTTTGGGGCCCCAGAGTGGAATTGTGTAAGTGTGGCCTAGCTATATTGTGACTTGGCCTTGAGGAGGCACCAGGGTCATCCAGCTGCTcctagaaagaaaacaggaaaaaagagagggtACAGGAgtatatgaaagaaagaagagaaaataggtagaaggagagagggaaacaaagggtgagaaaataaaaatgtaattgaatgTCCTTCCCACTCACTCAAAGCTAAAGTCTAATCCCTGTGGTTGGCCCAGGCTTCAACCTATCCAAGGGATTGGTGAAGGGTTGGTAGGTCTCACCTGTGGGGGGAAAGCCTGCACCAAGAGCTGGAGGAGAGCATGCGCAGGGGGAGGAgggtcactggatttggcttctGCTGTCACTGTCACTGTCACTAATGAGTCCAGTGTGGCTGAGCCTGGAACCTGTAGCCAGAATTGCCCCCAGGCTGACTCATTCTGCCCCAGGTGAACCCTGTGAAATAACATATTTTGTTCACTGCTCTTTTACAGAGATCCTAAAGGCCCCTTAATAAAGTATCCCAAACTGAAAGAATTAATCTGAGCTCCACTGAAATAGGGTGGGGTTAAGCAGCCTAGAGCTGACAGTCAGAAAATCAGGGAGTGGCATTTAGAACTAAGTCTTAGGAGGCATACAGTTACCTTGAGAGGTTGGTGGTGAGGGGGAAGCTGGGACTGACAGAAGCTGAAACGATGAGATCCCAGGGTCCTGAGAAGCTAGAGATCTGGAGGCTGAGCAGAACCTGGTGACCAGGGCTAAGAGGGCCAGAAGGCccactgagctggagaagggagatgagaagGGCTGGGTTGTGGATGGATCAACATCTTCCCCTCCTCTAAAAATTCAGTTCATAAATTCATCTATCACTACAGCTGgacaggaccttagaaatcaagtCCAATCTCATTTCAGAGACAAAAGAATGTCCCGAAAGGGGAAGTTACTTACCCAGTTCAATtcttttattaatcacctactatatgcaggACACCACTCTAGGATACAGTgatgaaaatcaagtcaattcCAGCTTCCTCTCTTACTTATAACCTCCAAATCTTACCTCAAGAAGGACAGGAACCACAGTGCAAGGCTGAGAGGCTACTCTCTGAAGACTGGATCTCCTATCATCCTGGCCAATCAGCTCCAGGAAGAAAGGCCTTTGGGTGAGAAGGATCTTGGGCTCCAGAAGGGCAGTGAAAAGTCCCTGTTCAGGGGCCCCAATTGGCTTCAGCGCCACATGGTCCAACTCTTCACCCTCTGGGCTTCCCCGAAGAATAACACGAGAGTGATTCATGTTGGGGATGCCAGAAACCAGTCCCATCACTTCAATTAGAAGCAGAGTGTGGAGACCTACGATGGGATAAGAGCAGAAAAGGgtgtgaagaaagaagaaagaaagagggactCCAGTTTTCATGTGTCTCAGAAGcctggaaaaggagggagagacagagaacagattAACTGTTTTACCTGCAACTGGTTGGCTTAGGGGATAAAGGCCAGGATGGGGTCCACCCTCAATAGGAATcccaaaagagaagaggaaatccaAGGAAGTcttagctggagaagaaaggggaTGTAAGCCATTTCATACCCGCTATATCAATCATCTCTAGAGGTTCCTGCTTTTTCTGTCattacccctccccccccaacctcTTCCTTACCTTTCACTCTTACTCCAGGCATCCCCTGTGCTGTGATCTCTATCACCCAGGCCCCAACCTGAGGCGGGTCATTTAAGTTCACTGTCCAGAACTGACCAAAGCATTGAATATGGCCCAGAGGCCCccaatcctgatgaatatcctgAGAAATGCCTAGAGGGTCATAGTGAGGAGACAATtaatttttctcatatataacAGAACATATCTAAGGTGAAGGAATATTAGGTCTCTTGAGCTTTCTTTGTCACCCTGTGTCAGACATTCTCCAGCCCAAATCTGTACCCCCTTTATTACCAGTCCCCTTTTCTGCCTTCCCCCTAAGTACCTGTGGGGTCTGAGATCCTGAACATGCTTATCTCTCCATGGAGATGGATGATGACCCCATGAAGCATCTTGTCCACGTGGAACATGAGAGGCCCCTTAGGGGGTGGAACAGGAGGCACCAGGGCTAGGGTCACCTTGAGGTTGTGAGggagagatataaagagagagatacataggacagggagggagaagaacAGAGGTGGAGAATTTAAGTGACAGATGGAGAAAGGGGTAGAGCTAGTAAAGAAAGAAGGATAAGAGAtatggagaagaaaggggaagagtgATTCACAGGAATTGATGAGGCTAGGTTATGGGTGACCATATATCTTTGTCCCCAGCCTTATCAGGTGACTGCACTTTCAATGCACCCTCCTAGGGCAAGAGATAGTATTTTTATGGTGAGTGGAATCTGGAACTTTCAGGTTAGTCCAGATGACTCTGTAAAAAGTCTTCCTGTTCCCAAGGTTTTAAATGGCAATTTTTTTTAACGAGATCTATTTCCTTTACTCTGATAATGAAAAGAAGCTGGGGAATCCAGAGGGAGAGTATAAAGCAACCCTGCCCCAGCAaaggatttattttctgtttccctcaCCCTCACAACATGATTGCATTTCCTGTGTAAGTTTTCTTGAGTTTCTCTTTGCCCACACCCAGTATTCCGCAGCTACTGCAGCTACTCACCATATCCATCATACTCTCGCCCACCACACTTGCCACATTCTGAATATACTGGTCCTTGGTAAAAATGACTTCTCCTCCTGAAGCCATGGCTATTGCCTGGTATGGCTGAAACCGCTTTGGGGAAAGGACCTCTCTTCGAACCCGCCTTGATGGGTCCTCTGTCACCAAGAATGTCACCTGTGTTCAGAGAGGTATCAATTTATTGAACACATTATCAATaagttttattattgttatctctAACTCTGGAAGCCTGCAGGATATCTCTGAAGCTGGGATTTTACAATGGGGGCTCATGTATTCTCTGGCGGAGTCTGCGATCTCTGCCTCAAGTTGTTGGAAGTTCTCATGCTCTAACACCATGTCACCTTTGTAAGTAATGTCCAGGACAATGTCTTCTGTAACATAACCAAGTTCCTTAGAGACTATGTCTTCTATTGTCATAGATTCCCTTCTAACCTCCacagtttcacacacacacacacacacacacacacacacacacacacacacactccttcatGCTTCCCACTTTGAACATGTGATGGGAAAGACTTATCTTTGTGTAGGGGTAGATTATTCTATTTCTAGGTTGATGAAACAAGCTTtaattttatgggagagttctttCCATCCCCTCGTTACTTTGGTTGGAGGAAGGATAGATATCTAGCTAGCAGAGTGATAATTTAGGGGAGTGATAAGATGCGGAAGCACCAATGAAGAG
The DNA window shown above is from Notamacropus eugenii isolate mMacEug1 chromosome 2, mMacEug1.pri_v2, whole genome shotgun sequence and carries:
- the VWA7 gene encoding von Willebrand factor A domain-containing protein 7 codes for the protein MEPLKTSGPCLGSLLVLLLCLCPASGFFPNIWSLVAAPSSITHQDLTEEATLNVTLQLFLERPPPGRNPLRLEDFQGRTLLADDLFAAYFGLGTPTRRFRAALGEVTRANAAQDFLSGTRNDPELHFDAEQLIGSRARLVGSLREALSAARALEYTVARQRLGAMLHALQDFYSHSNWVELGEQQPHPDLLWPARKLKNLAQAGDPMCSDCEELSCPGNLLGSIFLTSGYFGVEPPKPPGKCSHGGHFDKSSRVLPRGGINKDSTSPAFSPHHDLHPQAAQLALQASIQALNLLRGRLGDTGFSRLLQISPASGLSFVLDTTGSMGEEINAAKIQARRIIDQRRGGPMEPTHYILVPFHDPGFGPVLKTSDPDTFWKYLNEIHALGGGDEPEMCLSALELALLHTPQFSDIFVFTDASPKDAYLTNRVEALSQKQHCKVTFLVTEDPSRRVRREVLSPKRFQPYQAIAMASGGEVIFTKDQYIQNVASVVGESMMDMVTLALVPPVPPPKGPLMFHVDKMLHGVIIHLHGEISMFRISDPTGISQDIHQDWGPLGHIQCFGQFWTVNLNDPPQVGAWVIEITAQGMPGVRVKAKTSLDFLFSFGIPIEGGPHPGLYPLSQPVAGLHTLLLIEVMGLVSGIPNMNHSRVILRGSPEGEELDHVALKPIGAPEQGLFTALLEPKILLTQRPFFLELIGQDDRRSSLQRVASQPCTVVPVLLELSGPSGPLSPGHQVLLSLQISSFSGPWDLIVSASVSPSFPLTTNLSRVHLGQNESAWGQFWLQVPGSATLDSLVTVTVTAEAKSSDPPPPAHALLQLLVQAFPPQEQLDDPGASSRPSHNIARPHLHNSTLGPQRSGAGGTMGAGPWWGPMRGLLLVLGIVAW
- the SAPCD1 gene encoding suppressor APC domain-containing protein 1; translated protein: MGSQKLGGSRVSVQTPYTVLLLPLETNRQDPGALSFFLWLQGMRAIEREQDALWQGLELLEKSQAWYKGSLKEAQRWQLHLGNLGENFHSEPRAPLLAQIQKMNNCLKSLIQGKNLQGQQEYKQVAQPEGEEATPLGQMKRPRGPTLV